Proteins from one Cicer arietinum cultivar CDC Frontier isolate Library 1 chromosome 3, Cicar.CDCFrontier_v2.0, whole genome shotgun sequence genomic window:
- the LOC101502625 gene encoding F-box protein At2g26850-like: MLYFLISFVSFVILSKSFTNKPLSSNGTKLISNGFCGKLLNLLVASRIKIVSIIPFSFFHFSLGMQNKTFVSKIEHEEKEVEEKVVSLLDLPDLPLECILEHLSPNELCNVAKVCKSLKNKCRSDFLWENHMKRKWGKVFGDAAYRQWKCHVASRNNNIDDTSNHHKKLLAFLHGFLPFFWIKSKSEKDIKLSPDDSVAALYLSLENGNFWFPAQVYNRENGHAGFMLSCYDAQLCYDYRSDTFQARYSPHGRWTTEENIKWERLRVPPIESSPHVLHISDCLDELKAGDHVEIQWRRNKEFPYGWWYSVIGHLETCQGEGNHCQCHNNDKVILEFTQYTAGSRWRQTIINRKHHREQGNEIEGFYGGIRKLHSKEEITRWKKLWPTKIVE; this comes from the exons ATGCTTTACTTCCTTATATCTTTTGTCTCCTTTGTTATcctttcaaaatcatttacCAATAAACCACTCTCATCAAATGGGACAAAACTAATTTCAAATGGGTTTTGTGGAAAGTTGTTAAATTTGCTAGTAGCTTCTAGGATCAAAATAGTTAGCATAATTCCTTTtagtttttttcatttttctcttgGCATGCAAAACAAGACTTTTGTATCTAAAATTGAGCATGAGGAAAAGGAAGTTGAAGAGAAAGTTGTTTCTCTCTTGGATTTGCCTGATTTGCCCTTAGAGTGTATCCTTGAACACCTTTCACCAAATGAATTATGCAATGTTGCAAAAGTGTGCAAATCTCTTAAGAATAAGTGTAGAAGTGATTTTTTGTGGGAGAATCATATGAAGAGGAAATGGGGTAAAGTGTTTGGTGATGCTGCTTATAGACAATGGAAATGTCATGTAGCTTCTAGAAACAACAACATAGACGACACTTCAAATCATCACAAAAAGTTACTTGCTTTTCTTCATGGTTTTCTACCCTTCTTTTGGATTAAATCAAAATCAGAAAAAGACATAAAGTTAAGTCCAGATGATTCAGTTGCTGCTTTATATCTTTCTCTTGAGAATGGAAATTTTTGGTTCCCTGCTCAAGTTTATAACCGTGAG AATGGTCATGCTGGATTCATGCTCTCATGTTATGATGCTCAACTTTGCTATGACTATAGAAGTGATACTTTTCAAGCAAG GTATTCACCTCATGGAAGATGGACAACTGAGGAAAACATAAAATGGGAGAGGCTAAGAGTGCCACCTATTGAGTCTTCTCCACATGTTCTTCATATTTCTGACTGTTTAGATGAGTTAAAGGCTGGAGATCATGTTGAAATCCAATGGAGAAGAAATAAGGAGTTCCCTTATG GTTGGTGGTATAGTGTCATTGGTCATTTGGAAACTTGTCAAGGGGAAGGAAACCATTGCCAATGTCACAATAACG ATAAGGTGATTTTGGAGTTCACACAGTATACAGCTGGTTCTAGATGGAGACAAACCATAATAAACAGAAAGCATCATAGAGAACAAGGAAATGAAATAGAAGGATTTTATGGGGGAATCAGAAAGTTGCATAGCAAGGAGGAAATTACAAGGTGGAAGAAACTTTGGCCAACCAAAATTGTGGAATAG